The sequence below is a genomic window from Sneathiella marina.
TTTCGTGAAGCACATGCGCGCCATATCCCCGAAGACAGCATGACAGCGCATTGGGGCAATTTCAGCCAGATGACCGACTATGCCATTAACAACGAGTTTTTTGACCGGGTCCATGGGCGCGCGCCTACGGATGAAGAGCTCAATGCCATAAAATCGACATTTATTACCCTGGTAAAAGACGCGCATACCGCCCGTCCGGAGATTTTCTCACCGGTGCTGGGCGCCCTTCACGCCATCGAGAGCTTATCGGGCCATACGGACTGGGCTGTCGGTTTTGCCTCCGGTGGCTGGGAGATATCGGCAACTTATAAACTTGCCTCAATGGGCATCGATGCCGATGCCTACCCGACAGCCTTTGGCGATGCCCATGCGGATCGGCTGACGCTTGTGCAAAGTGCGATTGATGCGGCAAAAGAAACCCATAACCGCGATGGCTTTGATCATGTTGTCTCCGTCGGGGATGGCCTGTGGGATATTGCGGCGGCGCGCGATCTGAACCTGCCCTTTATCGGTATCTCCTCCTGGGTATCTCGCGATACCCTATTGGAAGCCGGCGCCCATGATGTCCTCGATCATTTCGAGGATTACGCAGCCTTTGAACAGATATTACTGAATTCACGGGTTCCGGACTGATGTTGACCCGGGAAAATCATAACGGCACCTTTGTCGAGAATATCATGCATTTCGCCCGCGCCTTGCGGCGGGCCGGACTGCCCGTCGGTCCGGGCCGGGTTATCGAAGCGATCCGGGCTGTGGAAACCGCAGGTATTCGTCGGCGCGATGATTTCTATTGGACACTCCATTCAGTGTTCGTCAATCGCCGGGATCAATGGGATGTTTTTGATCAGGCTTTTCATGTTTTCTGGAGAAATCCTGAGCTATTGAAAAAAATGATGGATATGATGCTGCCGACAAACTTCCTCGACAGCGTTAAAGGCGAAGATGAAGATCAGCTGAATCGCCGGGTTTCAGAAGCCCTTGCACCGCCAGCATCGAAAAATAACGAGGACAGCGAACAAGAGCAGGAAGAGGTCGAGATCAATGCGACTTTGACGGCTTCGGAAAAAGAGCTTTTGCAGACGAAGGACTTCGAGAGCATGAGTGCGGATGAAATGGAAGCCGCCAAAAAAGCGCTCTCCGCTCTCCGGCTGCCGATCATGAAAGTCAAAACCCGGCGTCGGCGGGCTGATTTGCATAAGGGAAGCATTGACATGCGGCGGACTTTACGGGCCAGCCTGCGGTCTGGCGGCGCAACAATCCCGATGCGGTTCAAATCCCCGGTCACCCGTCATCCCCCGTTGGTGATTTTATGCGATATTTCGGGCTCCATGACCCAGTATAGCCGCATGTTTCTGCATTTCATGCATGCGCTGACCAATGACCGCGATCGCGTTCATACTTTTGTTTTTGGCACCCGCCTGACCAATATAACCCGATATATGCGCTATAAGGATGTTGATGCCGCCCTGGATGCGGTCAGTGAAAAAGTCGAGGATTGGTCTGGCGGCACCCGGATCGGGGCGACCATCAAGGAGTTCAACAAGGACTGGTCGCGACGGGTCCTGGGTCAGGGCGCCGTGACGTTGCTCATTTCTGACGGCCTGGACCGGGATGCGGGCGAAGGGTTGGGGATTGAGATGGAGCGCCTCCATAAATCCTGCCGTCAGCTTATCTGGCTCAACCCGTTGCTGCGATATCAGGGATTTGAGCCCCGCTCTCGCGGTGTAAAAGCCATATTACCCCATGTGGACCTGTTTCGGACAGTCCACAATCTTGATAGTCTGATCCAATTGGCGGATATTCTGTCCAAGCCACAACCGCATCTAAATGAAAGCAGGAGTTTTGCCGCATGACCGAACTTTCCTCCGTTCTTCCCGCTGATGATATTCTTGAGCAGGCCCTCAACTGGAAACTTGATGGTAAAAATGTTGCCATCGCCACTGTCATCAACACCTGGGGCTCGGCCCCTCGCCCGGCTGGCAGCCAGTTGGCCATCGATGAGAGCGGTAATATGATTGGGTCCGTCAGTGGCGGCTGCGTCGAAAGTGCCGTTATCCAGGAAGCCATGGATATCATGCAAACTGGCATCTCCAAAACACTGGAATTTGGTGTCAGTGATGACGAAGCCTGGGAAGTCGGGCTTGCCTGCGGCGGTAAAATCAACGTGTTTGTCGAAAAACTCAACTAGGATTTACATCCATGGATCTCGGTTTACTAAAAGAACTGCAACAGGCGCGCAAAGCAAAGCAACAGGTTGTCCTCGCGACCAACCTGTCAACTGGCCAGGAACAGCTGTTATACCCGTTTGAGACGGACGAGAATTCCGAGCTTCTTACCGGGGCCCGCAACGCGCTGATCAGCGATAAGGCCGGCAGTCTGGAAACAGATGAAGGTCCGGTGTTTCTCAATATCTTCAACCCCCGTCTCCGCTTGTTCGTGGTCGGCGCCGTTCATATTGCCCAGCATCTGGTTCCCATGGCCGCTGGCGCCGGGTATGAGGTAACCGTCATAGATCCACGCCGCAGTTTCGGATCAGACTTTCGCTTTCCTGACGTTACCTTGGATGACCGCTGGCCGGACGACGCCTTTGCCGACCTGCAAGCGGATCGCCGGTCCGCTATCGTTACGCTTACTCACGATTCAAAACTGGATGATCCGGCCCTGGTCTACGCCTTGGGGTCGGATGCCTTTTACATTGGCGCGCTTGGCAGCAACCGGACCAACGGAAAACGACAGTTACGACTGGAGAAAAAAGGCTTTAAGGGCGAGGATATAGATCGTATTCATGGCCCCATCGGCCTTGATATCGGCGCGAAGTCGCCCGCTGAAATCGCCATTTCCATCATGGCGCAAATGACGGCTGTTCTGCGTCAGAAAGCAGTGTAATGATATTTGGCCGCCTGCCCATTGACGAAGCCGAAGGTGCCATTCTGGCCCATGCCGTCGATACCGGGGACGGTAAATTACTGCGCAAGGGCCATATCGTCTCAGCCGCTGATATCGCAGGCTTAAAGGCCAATAACATTGCAAATGTCCTGGCGGCCCGACTGGAACCCGGGGATATGGCAGAAAATGACGCAGCCAAGGCGATTGGCGATGCCTTGACCGGCGCTCATATCACCGTCAAACCCCCCTTTACAGGCCGGGCCAATCTCTTTTCCTCCGATCATGGTGTTGTCAGGCTGAATGAGGATTTATTACATAAAATCAACCATGTAGACGAATCTCTTACGATCGCGACTATGGCCAATCATGACATGGTTTCACCGGAGCAGATGCTGGCGACCATCAAGATCATTCCGTTTGCTGCTGAAAAACGTAACGTTGATAAAATACTGGACATAATTGCGCAATCCGCTGAACCCTTGATTGATATTGCCCCCTTTCAGCAGCGAAAAATCGGGGTGATTTCCACGAAATTACCCCAGACCCGGGCAAGCGTTATCTCAAAATCCGAGAAAATCCTGGAAGACCGATTGATCAGTTGCCAAAACCGGATACAGGAGAGACTGACGCTGGATCACCATGAGACGGAACTGGCCGGCGGCATAACCCATCTGATGAATTCCGGCTGTGACATGGTGCTGATATTCGGCGCGTCCGCCATAACCGATCGTAAGGATGTGGTCCCGACAGCCATTCTGGAAACCGGCGGCGTGATCGATCATTTTGGCATGCCGGTGGATCCGGGAAATCTCCTGCTGCTTGGCCATAACGGGCCCGTTGATATCATTGGCCTGCCCGGATGCACCCGGTCACCCAAGCTGAACGGTTTTGACTGGGTGTTGCAACGAAGGTTGGCCCGCATCGATGTGACGGCGTCTGATATCATGGCTATGGGGTCAGGCGGACTGCTCAAGGAAATCAGCAGCCGGCCGCAGCCCCGTAACATTGCCCCGTCCCTGCTGGAGAACAAGTCCGTCGCCATTCTTATCCTTGCAGCCGGGCAATCAAGACGCATGGGCCGGGATAATAAACTTCTTGCCGAGATCGACGGTAAACCTATGTTCCGGCATGTCGCAGAACAGGCGCTCAACTCTACGGCCTCTGGTGTTTTTGCAGTGACCGGACATGAGCGGGATAAAATAGAGAAGGTTATTGAGGATCTCGATATCAAGACCTTCCATAATCCGGATTTCGCAGAAGGATTAAGCAGCAGCCTTAAAACAGGGTTCCGGGCGCTATCGAAGCAATATGACGGCATACTTGTCTGCCTTGGCGATATGCCCTTCGTAAAAGCGGAACTCTTCAATCAGCTGATAAATGCCTTCGATGTGGAAGAAGGCCGCTCAATCATCGTGCCGACTTATCAGGGCAAGCGCGGTAATCCGGTTCTGATTGCCAGCCTGTTTGCAGCTGATGTGACCAGGGTAACCGGCGATATCGGCGCAAAATCACTTATTGCGGAAAATGAGCATGTGGTTTTTAACCTGGACATCAACGCAAAAAGTATATTTACCGATATCGACACCCCAGAGGCGCTTGTAAATCTTCAACAAAGAAAAGATGTGGCATTGTGATACAGGAACTTTACCAAAAACAGCTTATGCGGCTGGCAGCTGACGCGACAGGCGAAGGTGTCATGAGCGATCCGGATGCGGAAACGGTTCTCGACAATCCGACTTGTGGCGATCGCATAAAAATTCAGATC
It includes:
- a CDS encoding XdhC family protein, yielding MDLGLLKELQQARKAKQQVVLATNLSTGQEQLLYPFETDENSELLTGARNALISDKAGSLETDEGPVFLNIFNPRLRLFVVGAVHIAQHLVPMAAGAGYEVTVIDPRRSFGSDFRFPDVTLDDRWPDDAFADLQADRRSAIVTLTHDSKLDDPALVYALGSDAFYIGALGSNRTNGKRQLRLEKKGFKGEDIDRIHGPIGLDIGAKSPAEIAISIMAQMTAVLRQKAV
- a CDS encoding vWA domain-containing protein, with amino-acid sequence MLTRENHNGTFVENIMHFARALRRAGLPVGPGRVIEAIRAVETAGIRRRDDFYWTLHSVFVNRRDQWDVFDQAFHVFWRNPELLKKMMDMMLPTNFLDSVKGEDEDQLNRRVSEALAPPASKNNEDSEQEQEEVEINATLTASEKELLQTKDFESMSADEMEAAKKALSALRLPIMKVKTRRRRADLHKGSIDMRRTLRASLRSGGATIPMRFKSPVTRHPPLVILCDISGSMTQYSRMFLHFMHALTNDRDRVHTFVFGTRLTNITRYMRYKDVDAALDAVSEKVEDWSGGTRIGATIKEFNKDWSRRVLGQGAVTLLISDGLDRDAGEGLGIEMERLHKSCRQLIWLNPLLRYQGFEPRSRGVKAILPHVDLFRTVHNLDSLIQLADILSKPQPHLNESRSFAA
- a CDS encoding XdhC family protein gives rise to the protein MTELSSVLPADDILEQALNWKLDGKNVAIATVINTWGSAPRPAGSQLAIDESGNMIGSVSGGCVESAVIQEAMDIMQTGISKTLEFGVSDDEAWEVGLACGGKINVFVEKLN
- a CDS encoding NTP transferase domain-containing protein; translation: MIFGRLPIDEAEGAILAHAVDTGDGKLLRKGHIVSAADIAGLKANNIANVLAARLEPGDMAENDAAKAIGDALTGAHITVKPPFTGRANLFSSDHGVVRLNEDLLHKINHVDESLTIATMANHDMVSPEQMLATIKIIPFAAEKRNVDKILDIIAQSAEPLIDIAPFQQRKIGVISTKLPQTRASVISKSEKILEDRLISCQNRIQERLTLDHHETELAGGITHLMNSGCDMVLIFGASAITDRKDVVPTAILETGGVIDHFGMPVDPGNLLLLGHNGPVDIIGLPGCTRSPKLNGFDWVLQRRLARIDVTASDIMAMGSGGLLKEISSRPQPRNIAPSLLENKSVAILILAAGQSRRMGRDNKLLAEIDGKPMFRHVAEQALNSTASGVFAVTGHERDKIEKVIEDLDIKTFHNPDFAEGLSSSLKTGFRALSKQYDGILVCLGDMPFVKAELFNQLINAFDVEEGRSIIVPTYQGKRGNPVLIASLFAADVTRVTGDIGAKSLIAENEHVVFNLDINAKSIFTDIDTPEALVNLQQRKDVAL
- a CDS encoding HAD family hydrolase, which encodes MSGTKRNLAIFDIDGTIMHSAGHDVSLFREAHARHIPEDSMTAHWGNFSQMTDYAINNEFFDRVHGRAPTDEELNAIKSTFITLVKDAHTARPEIFSPVLGALHAIESLSGHTDWAVGFASGGWEISATYKLASMGIDADAYPTAFGDAHADRLTLVQSAIDAAKETHNRDGFDHVVSVGDGLWDIAAARDLNLPFIGISSWVSRDTLLEAGAHDVLDHFEDYAAFEQILLNSRVPD